One stretch of Mastomys coucha isolate ucsf_1 unplaced genomic scaffold, UCSF_Mcou_1 pScaffold12, whole genome shotgun sequence DNA includes these proteins:
- the LOC116086479 gene encoding olfactory receptor 5AC1-like, translated as MMELNRTQLTEFVLRGITDRPELQVPLFLLFFLIYVTTMVGNLGLIFLIWKDPHLHIPMYLFLGNLAFADACTSSSVTPKMLMKFLNKNDMISMGECFAQFYFFCLSATAECFILVAMAYDRYVAICNPLLYLVVMPNRLCIQFISVSYLIGFLHGLLHVGLLFRLTFCSSNVIDHFYCEILPLYTISCTDPSINVLVAFIMAIFIQVSTFMSIIVSYVRVLLAILRTKSERGRNKAFSTCSSHLSSVSLFYGTLFIIYVLSGSDTDNYQGKMYSLFYTIIIPLLNPFIYSLRNKEVIGALRKLTK; from the coding sequence ATGATGGAGCTTAACAGGACCCAGCTGACTGAATTTGTTCTCAGAGGAATAACAGATCGTCCAGAGCTGCAAGTACCCCTCTTCCTGCTGTTTTTCCTCATCTATGTCACCACCATGGTGGGCAACCTTGGCTTAATCTTTCTCATCTGGAAGGACCCTCATCTTCACATACCCATGTACCTTTTTCTTGGAAATTTGGCCTTTGCAGATGCCTGTACTTCATCCTCTGTGACCCCAAAGATgcttatgaaatttttaaataagaatgacaTGATATCCATGGGTGAGTGTTttgctcaattttattttttttgtttaagtgCAACTGCAGAATGTTTCATCCTGGTGGcaatggcctatgaccgctatgtagcCATATGCAACCCTCTGCTCTATCTAGTGGTGATGCCCAACAGACTCTGCATTCAGTTCATAAGTGTATCCTATCTAATTGGATTTCTACATGGCTTACTTCATGTAGGATTGTTATTTAGGCTAACTTTTTGTAGTTCCAATGTAATAGATCATTTCTATTGTGAGATCCTGCCACTCTATACAATTTCTTGCACTGACCCATCTATCAATGTATTGGTAGCTTTCATTATGGCTATTTTTATACAAGTGAGTACCTTTATGAGTATTATAGTCTCCTATGTCCGTGTCCTCTTAGCCATCTTGAGAACAAAGtctgagagaggcagaaacaaagcCTTCTCTACCTGCAGTTCCCACCTGTCATCTGTGTCTTTGTTCTACGGCACTCTCTTCATCATATATGTACTCTCTGGCTCTGACACAGATAATTATCAGGGTAAAATGTATTCACTGTTCTATACCATTATCATTCCTCTGCTAAACCCCTTCATTTACAGCCTAAGAAACAAAGAAGTCATAGGTGCCTTGAGAAAACTCACAAAATGA